The Eubacteriaceae bacterium Marseille-Q4139 genome has a window encoding:
- a CDS encoding UDP-N-acetylmuramate--L-alanine ligase translates to MYHIDFNKPCRVHFIGIGGISMSGLAEVLLERGFSVSGSDAKASELTEMLKEHGAEIFIGQRAENIGSGIDAVVYTAAVHADNPEFAEAERQGLPILTRAELLGQIMKNYRTAIAVSGTHGKTTTTSMLTEILLDAGMDPTISVGGILDSIGGNIRVGGQELFVTEACEYTNSFLSFYPTMGIILNVEADHLDFFKDIDDIRHSFCRFAGLLPEDGTLIINSDIKDYEKLCEGLSCKVITVGQDPEKSRYSADEITFDEHACVSYRLLENGVPQGEVALGVPGMHNVYNSLAAIAAARELGVSMEAIKRGLLKFSGPHRRFEKKGEIGGVTVIDDYAHHPQEISATLSAAGHYPHRELWCVFQPHTYTRTKALMDEFVQALSAADHVVLAEIYAARETDTLGISSENLAEKLRAMGTDAHCFPTFDDIETFLLKNCVNGDLLITMGAGDIVKVGERLLGQ, encoded by the coding sequence ATGTATCATATAGATTTTAATAAGCCGTGCCGCGTTCATTTTATCGGTATCGGCGGCATCAGTATGAGCGGGCTTGCGGAAGTCCTGCTGGAGCGGGGATTTTCTGTCAGCGGTTCGGACGCGAAGGCGTCGGAGCTTACGGAAATGTTAAAGGAGCACGGGGCAGAAATTTTCATCGGACAGCGGGCGGAAAACATTGGAAGCGGTATCGACGCTGTTGTCTACACGGCCGCCGTCCATGCCGACAACCCGGAGTTTGCCGAGGCAGAGCGTCAGGGGCTCCCGATTTTAACGCGGGCAGAGCTTCTCGGCCAGATCATGAAAAATTACAGGACGGCCATCGCAGTTTCCGGAACCCACGGAAAGACGACGACCACGTCCATGCTGACGGAAATCCTCCTGGATGCCGGAATGGATCCGACGATTTCCGTGGGCGGGATTTTAGACTCCATCGGCGGCAACATCCGCGTGGGCGGCCAGGAGCTTTTCGTGACGGAGGCCTGCGAGTACACAAACAGCTTTCTTTCGTTTTACCCGACCATGGGGATTATTTTAAACGTGGAGGCCGACCATCTCGATTTCTTTAAGGACATCGACGACATCCGGCACTCGTTTTGCCGTTTTGCCGGCCTGCTCCCGGAAGACGGAACGCTAATCATAAACAGCGACATCAAAGACTATGAAAAGCTCTGCGAAGGCCTGTCCTGCAAGGTGATTACCGTGGGCCAGGATCCGGAAAAGAGCCGGTACAGCGCAGACGAAATCACCTTCGACGAACATGCCTGCGTCTCCTACCGTCTTTTAGAAAACGGCGTTCCCCAGGGTGAAGTGGCGCTTGGCGTCCCCGGCATGCATAATGTGTACAATTCCCTGGCGGCCATCGCCGCCGCAAGGGAGCTTGGCGTTTCCATGGAAGCCATAAAGCGCGGCCTTCTTAAATTTTCCGGCCCCCACAGGCGGTTCGAGAAAAAGGGCGAGATCGGCGGCGTGACGGTTATCGACGACTATGCCCACCATCCGCAGGAAATCTCAGCCACGCTTTCTGCGGCCGGGCATTACCCCCACCGGGAGCTGTGGTGCGTGTTCCAGCCCCACACTTACACGAGGACGAAGGCGCTCATGGATGAATTTGTGCAGGCGCTCTCTGCGGCCGACCATGTGGTTCTGGCGGAGATTTATGCGGCCAGGGAGACGGACACTCTGGGAATCAGCTCCGAAAATCTGGCGGAAAAGCTGCGCGCCATGGGAACGGATGCCCATTGCTTCCCGACTTTTGACGATATCGAAACATTTCTTTTAAAAAATTGTGTCAACGGCGATTTGTTGATAACTATGGGTGCCGGAGACATAGTAAAAGTGGGCGAAAGACTGCTTGGACAATAA
- a CDS encoding amidohydrolase codes for MNISQKVRLLSDELEQHTLSLRHEIHENPELSFHEFKTSALVKRELERIGVPYEESPVKPGIIATIDSGKPGKFLLLRADMDALPIQENTGLSFESKVPNVMHACGHDIHTSNLLAVAEILNRTKDEWSGKVRLVFQPAEENGGGGREMIKAGLMDELPDACFALHVENGAAGKLMVGKRYLTAYSDGYTITVHGKAAHSSTPEEGVDAVYIAASIVTALHGLVSRNLSPMARATLNIGVIHGGTAPNIIADEVTLKLMMRNLSKESREAMIEKIEKISVGTAEALGGSCDLEFHAGYSAVYNDENFSDFVADTFRKYSDGIYEELGGGRPEDWLVTGENPLLGAEDFGFYSEKAPSCLIWVGVGGDAPKHSPCFHVDERYIKLCTRAMATVALEYLTR; via the coding sequence ATGAACATTTCACAAAAGGTCCGGCTTCTGTCGGACGAGCTGGAGCAGCACACCTTGTCGCTCCGGCACGAGATCCACGAAAACCCGGAGCTCTCTTTCCACGAGTTCAAAACGAGTGCCCTCGTGAAGCGAGAGCTGGAGCGCATCGGCGTTCCCTATGAGGAAAGCCCCGTAAAGCCCGGGATCATTGCAACCATTGACAGCGGAAAGCCCGGGAAATTCCTGCTTCTCCGTGCGGACATGGACGCTCTGCCGATTCAGGAGAACACAGGCCTTTCTTTTGAATCGAAAGTTCCAAACGTCATGCATGCCTGCGGCCATGACATCCACACGTCCAATCTGCTGGCTGTGGCGGAGATTTTAAACCGCACGAAGGACGAATGGAGCGGTAAGGTGCGCCTCGTCTTCCAGCCGGCGGAAGAAAACGGCGGAGGCGGCCGCGAAATGATAAAGGCCGGGCTCATGGACGAGCTGCCGGACGCCTGCTTTGCGCTTCATGTGGAAAACGGCGCAGCCGGAAAACTCATGGTGGGAAAGCGTTATCTGACGGCGTATTCCGATGGCTATACCATCACCGTACATGGAAAAGCGGCCCATTCCTCGACACCGGAGGAAGGCGTGGATGCCGTGTACATTGCGGCATCTATCGTGACAGCGCTCCATGGGCTTGTTTCCCGGAACTTGTCCCCGATGGCGCGGGCAACCTTAAACATCGGCGTCATTCACGGCGGGACAGCCCCCAATATCATCGCGGACGAGGTGACGCTTAAACTTATGATGCGGAACCTTTCCAAGGAGTCCAGGGAGGCCATGATTGAAAAGATCGAGAAAATTTCCGTGGGAACCGCAGAAGCCCTGGGCGGAAGCTGCGACCTGGAGTTCCATGCCGGCTATTCGGCTGTCTATAATGACGAGAATTTTTCGGATTTCGTGGCCGATACCTTCCGGAAATATTCCGATGGCATTTACGAGGAGCTTGGCGGCGGCCGTCCGGAGGACTGGCTCGTGACAGGCGAGAACCCGCTTCTCGGGGCCGAGGACTTCGGATTTTATTCGGAGAAAGCGCCGTCCTGTTTAATCTGGGTCGGTGTGGGCGGAGACGCGCCGAAGCACAGCCCATGTTTCCATGTGGATGAGCGGTACATCAAGCTTTGCACGCGCGCCATGGCCACAGTGGCATTGGAATACCTGACAAGATAG